GATCCGCCACACCTGCGAGGTGCCCGGGGTCGCCGGGAAGCCGCGCAGCTCACCGACGTACCACGCCCCGTCCGGGCCCACGGTCACCGACGTGGCCACGGCCTCCGACGGGATGGGGGTGCCTGCGGGGGGCAGCGGCCCGCCTGCCTCCGGCGGCAGCTCGGGCAGGCCCTCCGGCACCTCGACGACCCGCGGCAGCAGCCTGGCGACCGTCGTGATGTCGCCGTGCTTGTCGACGCGGAGCAGGTCGTTGCCGGCCGCGTCGGCCACGAGCACGCTGCCGTCCGCGAGGGCGGCGAGCCCGAACGGGTTGCTGTCGGCGGGCAGGTCCTCGAGGTCGGCCGGGTCGGGGTCGCCGACCTGGTAGGCGCCGATGTCGGCGAACGGTCGCGGCGCGTCCCATCCCGGCCGCCACCGGTAGAGCGTGGCGCCGGCGGCGGGCTCGGGCTCGACCTCGTCGGCGGTCAGCACGCTCGCCGCGCGTGCATCCTCCGGTGGGCCGCTGCTCGCTCCTGTGAGCAGGAAGACCGTGCCGTGGCGCCCCAGGGCGACGGCCGGCGGGAAGTCGGTCGCCAGCGCGCCGAGCCCGATCACCTTCGCGGGGCCGTGCCGGCGCTCGACGACCATGCTGAAGGATCCGTCGGACTCGGTCACCAGGGTCCGGCCGTGACCCAGGGCGTCGACCCCGCGGGGCCCGTCCAACGCGGTGACGACCCGGGGCTCGTCGTACGACGGGCCGTGGTGTCCGCCGGCCGCCGCCGGGGAGAGCCCCGGAATCACGAGCGCCGAGACGGCGCCGGCGGTGACGAGTGCTGCTGTGGTCCTGTTCATGCGTGCTGCCTTCCGAGGTGGGGGGTGTGATGGTGCTCCCGGCGGAGGGGACCGGGGGGCGAGGAGGGATCGGTCAGGGGGACGCGACGGTGACCGATCTGGTCGTCGTCGCCGCCTTGCCCCAGCCGTCGGTGACGGTGAGGGTCACCAGGTAGGTGCCGGCGGCGGGGAACGTGTGTGCCGGCGAGGTCGCGGTGCTCGTGGGGGTGCCGTCGCCGAAGGACCAGAGGTAGCCGAACGTGTCCCCGGTGTTGGGGTCGGCCGAGCCCACGCCGGAGATGTTGCACGCCAGGGCCGCGCACGCCGGCTGGTTGATCACCGGCACCGGTGGCAGGTTGCCGGCCGGCTCGACGATCTGGACCTGGTGCGCGGCCGTCGCGGTCAGCCCCCACTCGTCGCGCACGGTGAGGGTCACCGTGAAGGTGCCGGGGACCGCGTAGGTCCGGGTCGGCAGCGGCCCGGTGCCGGAGCCGTTGCCGAACGCCCAGCTGTAGGTCAGGGTCGGCGCGTTCTCGTCGGTGGATCCGCGACCGTCGTAGGTGCACACGTTGGTGGCGCCGCAGGCGACGGTGAAGCTCGCGACCGGAGGGAGGTTGCCCGGCGGATGGGTGACCGTCACGCGCCGCTCCGAGGGCACCGCCGTGACGAGGTCGTGCTGGTCGACGGCGCGCACCCGCACGGTGTAGGTCCCCTCGGGGACGACCGGCGTGGTGAACGAGAAGTTGGACCCGGGCGTGCCGGGGCTGGTCAGGAACGCCGTGCGCCAGCTGGCTGTCGTGCTGGTGAACGTTCCCGACGACGACATGTACTGACCCGCGGCGTTGACCACGCCGACCTCGACGCGCTGCATCGCCTGGTCGTCCTCGGCGCGGCCGCTGATGAAGATCTTGCCGTCGGCGAACGTCGTGCCCTCGAGGGGGTTGAGCAGGGCGTCGGTCAGCACCGGGGGCGTGTCGCCCGGATAGATCCGGTAGCGGGCCGTGGCGCCGCTGGTCGAGGTGTCCTGCTGGCCGGCCGTGTCGTAGGCGTAGACCGTGACGGCCCAGTCGCCCTGCGTGGGCAGGTCGATCGGCAACGTCCACCCGGTGCTCGTGCCGTGGGGCGTGGCCAGCACCGCGCTGCGGGTGGCGTACGCCGCCGCGAGGCTGCCGTTGGGCTGCAGGTAGCGGCTGGAGTCCTGCTCCTCGAGGGCGACCCTGACCTCGGCCACCCCCCGGTCGTCGGTGGCGGTGCCGGCCAGGTCGAGGTGCAGCGACTGACCGCCGGTGACGGTGCCGGTGACGCTGAGCAGGCCGTTGGGCGGTGCGTCGCCGATGACCTGGACGCTGATCGTCAGCCGGCCCTGGTTGGCCGTCGACGTGGTCAGGCCGAGCTTGTCGGTGGCCCGCACCGTGAACGAGTAGGTGCCGGGCCGCAGGTCGAAGGGCGTCGTGTAGCTCCACGCGTGGCTGCGCCCGGTCAGGTTGAGGGGCGAGACGCGGTACGCGCCGGCGATCGCGTCGGTGCCCCAGGTCCCGTCGGAGGCGAGCTGCTCACGGGTCGTGGCGTTGCGCAGCGAGATCTCCACCGTGTCGAGCGCCTCGTCGTCGTCGGCCGAGCCCGAGAAGGTCAGCGGCTGGCCCGGCGCCAGGACGAGGGTGGGGACCGACGTGGGCGGGACCATCGTCGTGGGCGCACTGATCGAGACCGAGGGGGCGACGCCCGTCTCGCTGACGATCCAGGACCGGTCGGAGGTGTCGAGGTCGGACTGCCCTGCGGTGTCGGTGGCTCGCGCCTGCGCCTGCCACTCCCCCTCGTAGGGCAGGGTGACCTCGTAGGTCCAGGTGGTGCTCGTCGCCCCCACCACGTCGGGCGTGATGCGGAACGCGTTGTAGGTGGCGCTCGCCGTCCCGTCGGCCTGGAGGTAGCGGTTGTTGACGTCGCGCACCGTCAGGCTGACCGAGTTGACCCCCACGTCGTCGGTCGCCGTCCCGGTGATGGTGAACGTCATCGTGCGTACCGGGCTCGCGGGTCCGCTGATGCCGGTGTTGGGCGGTTGGTCGTCGAGCCCGAAGGTCTCGAACTTCTTGGTGTCCTTGGTCGGGTCGCTCGCGCCCGTGCTCGAGATCGTGCGTGCGAGCAGCTTCATCTTGCGGTTGCCGGTGACGGTGAGCGGAAGCGACCAGGTCGCCGTGCGCGCCCCGGTGGAGGTGAGGGTCGCGTTGATCGTGTTGGCGGCGGTGCCCCACGTGGTCAGGTCGTCCTGCAGCCAGCGCTGGCGGTCCCGGTCCTGCACCTCGACCTCGACGCGGCCCACGCTGCCGGTGGTGACCGAGGCGGTGCCGGTGACGGTGAAGGGCGCGTCGGCCTCCCTGACCCGGCCCTCGATCGGGTCGGTGATCGTGGTGTCGATCCCGTTGGCCGCCGGCAGGCTGTTGAAGTCGTAGATCGCGATGCGCCCGACGTTGTACTCGCCCTGGGTCGTCGCGTCACCGCCGGTGACGAGCCCTCGTGCGGTCACCTCCATGGCCTTGTTGCCCTCGAAGGAGTTGCTGCCGGGGTTCCAGTCGACCGCGGTACCGTCGACCGGGTTGAGCGCGCCGATGTGCTCGCGGTTGACGACCGCGTCGCCGAGGCCGTAGCCGGACAGTCCCTGGCCGGTGCCGTAGCCGACGTCGTCGAGGCCCGGCCAGGGCAGCGGAGCGGTGGGCGACTCCTGCCAGGCGAAGTGACCACCGACGTAGATCGCCTTCTCGGAGATCGCGACGGAGTAGACGCTGTCGAAGTGACGGGAGATCCACAGCGGCCGGCTGTCGGCTCCGCCGTCCATCGAGAAGGCGATCACCGTGTCGTTGATCGGAGGCCGGTCGCCCCCGGAGCCGCTGGTCACGACGAAGTAGCTGCCGTCGGGCGAGATGTCCCCGCCGTAGATGCGCTGGATGCCGCCGACGAACTGCAGGTTGTCCTCCCAGATGTCGGAGGTGAACGGCAGCACCTTCGCGCTGCGCGTGTTGATCAGCGCCACCCCGTAGTGGTCGACCCCGTTGACCTGGCGACCGGTGTGCACGACCAGCAACCGGCTCTCGTCGCGGGAGAGCTTGAGCCGCTGGACCGTCAGCTCGCCGTTGGTCCCGATGCCTCCGGTGATGTCGTTGACGAAGCCGGGGACGACCGAGCCGGTCACGCCGTCGAGAGCCACCAGCGACTTGCGCACCACGTTGTTGACGAGGTCGAAGCGGCCACCGGCGTAGACGGTCGTGCTGCTGACGGCGAGCTCGGAGGCACGGGCGTTGGTGTTGGCGGTGAACTCGGCGACGGGGGCGCCGGTGGTCGGGTCGAGTCGGGCGATGGCCTTCTTGCTCACGCCGTCGACGGTGCCGAAGCTGCCGGCGACGTAGAGCCTGGTGCCGTCGGGCGAGGCCTCGACCGCCTCGACGCCGCCCAGCCCGAACGTCGGACGGAACGTGGCGTCGACCAGCCCGGTCGTCAGGTTGAACGACGCCAGTCCTGCCTGCTGGTAGGTCGTGGAGCTGCCGGTGGTGCGGTTCTGGATCGTGGTGAAGTTGCCCGCCACGAAGACGCGGTTGCCGACGACCTCGAGGTCCCAGATCTCGCCGTCGACGATCCGCGGCGTGTTGGTGCGAGGGATGTCGGGCACGAGCCGGGTGTGACCGGGTGGCGGTTGCGGGGCCGACAGCACGACCGACCGGGTGGCCTGGTCGGTCGCCGTGCCGTCGCCGACGGTGAGCGTGATCGTGCGCGTGGTCGCGGCGGCGTAGGTGTGGGTGGCCGTCACCCCCGTGGCAGTGCCGCCGTCACCGAACGTCCAGGCGTAGGTGAGCTCCTCGTCGTCGGGGTCGGTGGAGGTCGAGGCGTCGACGTCGCACGCCAGCGTCGCGCACGACACCGTGAACGCGGCGTCGGGGGGCTCCTGACCCACGTCGTCGCCCGCGCGGACGACGACCGAGAACATCAGGCTGCGGCTCGACGGGGCGCTCGTGGTCGCCGTACGCCCCGCGGCGGTGCCGGGCGGCACCGCCCCGGCCGAGTCCCCGACGACCGAGCTGACCTTGCCGCTGCCGGTCGAGGCCGCCGCGGTCCGCGAGGTGACCGAGCCCGGCGCGGTCCACGTGGAGACCGCCGAGGACTTCTCGCTCCAGTAGCTGACGAGCCAGGCGTTCGTCTCCGTGACCGGGACCGAGGGGGTGGTGTGGCTGGTCGCGGCCGTGTTGACCGCACTGCCGGCGGAGGCCACCGCCGCGGCGCCGTCGCTGCGGTAGGCGGTGATGCTCATCGCCGACTTGACGTAGGCGCTCGAGGCGACCGTCACGTCGCTCCCGGCGTCGCTCGGACCAGCCTCCTTGGTCCACACCCGGCCCCGGATGCCGTTGCCCTCCCGGGTCTGCAGCAGCGTCCAGCCGGGCACCTGGTCGGGCAGCGTCCCGGTCGTGTCGTTGGTGGTGAGGAACAGCAGCAGGGTGTCGCGGGTCCGGACGCCGGCCGGGACGCGCACCGTGTGGGCGCTGCGGTTGCCGGCGGTGCTGTCCGCGGCCACGAACTCGAGCTCGCCCTGCGTCTGGGTCGGAGCGCTCACGACCGTGCGGGTCGTCTGCGCGGTCGTGCTCCCGTCACTGGCGGTGAGCGTGACCGTGCGGGTGCCCCCGGTGGCGTAGGAGTGCGAGGGCGCGGCCCCCGTCGCCGTACCGCCGTCGCCGAAGGTCCACGAGTAGGTGAGGGTGTCACCGTCCGGATCGGTCGAGGACGTGGCGTCGAAGGCGCAGACCAGGCCGGTGCACGACGCGGTGAAGGCCGGGACAGGTGCGTCGTTGACGTCGACCCCGGGGCTGACGGCGAAGGAGAACAGGACGCTCCGGCTGACCGCGACGCTGGTGGTGGCGGTGGCCCCGGATGCCGTCCCGGCGCCGACCGGTCCGGCCGAGTCCCCCAGGACCGCGCTGATCCGGCCCGAACCCGTGCCGGCCGCGGCCGTGCGCTGGGTGGTCGCGGCGGGCACGGACCAGGTGGCGTCGCTCGTGGACTTCTCGCTCCACACGTCGACCACCCAGGACCCGGGGTCGCGCACCGCCACGTCGGGAGTCTGGTGACTGGTCGCCGGGGTGTTGACCGCGAGGCTGGCCGATCCCGTCACCGAGGCGGGACCCAGCGAGCTCCGGTAGGACGCGATCCCGACGACCGACTTGGTCGCCGTGGAGGTGCTCACGGTGACGTTCACGCCGGCGTCGGCGGCCGTCGCGGTCCGCGTCCAGGCGGTGCCGCGGGCGCCGTTCCCGTCACGGGACTCCAGCAGGGTCCACCCGGCCGGCGCCGTCACGACCGGGCCCGTGTCGTTGACCACGAGGTAGAGGACGAGCGCATCCCCCGCCCGGACCGCGCTCGGGGCTCGGACGACGTGGGCGGTCCGGTTGCCTGCCGTGCTGTCCCCTGCCACGAAGCTCACCACCCCGTCCACAGCCCTGGCCGGTGCGGCGCCGAGCAGGGCCAGTGTCGACACCACCACGACCGTGAGGGCCACCAGGGCGACGGCGGGGCTGCCGAGCCCCGGGCGGAGGCGGGGACGGGGACGGGGGTGCGACCCTGGCTGGTGCAACGCTGGCTCCCGCCGACCGTCGGGCCGCCGGATGCGGACCTCGCGACGAGGGTCCCAGCGCCGGGGGCCGCCCCGCATGCCCCAATTTGGTCAAGCGCCGCAGGTCCCGAGCCGACTCGTCACCACTTCTGGGTACCTGCGACGCGACGGCACCGAGAGCAGTGCTCTGCGACCTAGGGTCGCGTCCTCCGGGGCCGCGCGCCCACCTCCACCTCCGGGGCGACGATGCGATCAGGTGCCACCCACGTCCGACTCGCGCTGGTCTGCGCCCTGATCGGCGCTCTCGTCGTCGCGCAGCCGGCGGCAGCGCCCGTGCGGGCCGAGGCATCGCTCCCCCTCGTCGGGCGAAGCGATCCGGCTCGGCCCGTCGCCGGGCTCGTCTCCGCCTCGGTGGCGGCAGGCACCCCGCACGTGCTGGACGGCCGGGTGCTGTCCGTGGCCCAGGTGGGTCGGACGATCGTGCTGGGCGGCACCTTCACCCGGGTGCGCGAGGCCGGTCGTCCCCACACGTTCGTACGCCGCGGCCTGGTCGCCTTCGACGCCGTCACCGGCCGGGTCCGGAGGGGGTTCGACCCCGGCCCCAGCGGCGACGTCCGGGTCGTGCTGCCCGCGGCCGACGGGCTGTCGGTCTACGTCGGCGGCAAGTTCACCTCGATCGCCGGCACGCGGCAGGGGCACCTGGCCCGGGTCCGCATCGGCGACGGGTCCCCGGTCCGCTCCTTCCGCCCGGGCCGGGTCACCGGATCGGTCAAGGACCTGGCGCTGGTGCGCGGCCGGCTCTGGGTGGCGGGGGCGTTCACGCACGTCGACGGACACCCGCAGCGCGCCCTGGCGACCCTCTCGCCCCGGACCGGGCGCTGGTCCGGCTACATGTCCCTGGCGCTGCGGGGGCACCACCGGCGCGGGGTCACCCAGGTCCTCAAGATCTCCGCGACGCCCGGCGGCGGACGCGTCGTCGTGATCGGCAACTTCGACACCGTCGCCGGCACGAGCCGGCACCAGCTGGCCGTGCTGGACACGACCGGACGCAGGGCCCGGACCGGCGGCCTGCGCACGACCTTCTACACGTCGCGGTGCTCGCCGCGCGTCGACACGACGATGCGTGACGTCGACGTGTCCCCCGACGGCCGCTACTTCGTCGTGGGCACGACGGGGGGCTACGGCGGCCACTCCGGCTCCTGCGACACGGTGGCCCGGTTCGAGACCGACGCCGTCGGCCGCGACGTCGTCCCGTCGTGGGTCGACTACAGCGGCGGGGACACCACCTTCTCCGTCGAGGCGACCACGGCAGCGGTCTACGTCGGAGGGCACCAGCGCTGGTGGAACAACCCCGACCGGTCCGGCGCCCCCGGGGAGGGCGCGGTCGCCCGGCGCGGTGTCGCCGCCCTCGACCCGCTCAACGGGCTGCCGCTGACGTGGAACCCGGGTCGCGACCTCGGGGTCGGGGTGTTCGACTTCCTCGCGACCCCCGACGGCCTCTGGGTCGCCTCCGACACCACCCGGATCGCCGGGCGCACCCGGGGGCGGATCGCCCGGTTCCTGCCCGGCGGGGCGGCCGTACCGGCAGCGTCCGCGGCCACCCTCCCAGCCGATGTCTACGTCGGCGGCGCCGTCGACGACACCCTCGATCCGCCCCCGTCGGCGTCCGGCGCCCGCTCGACCCTGCGGCGCCGGGAGTTCACCGGCGCCGGTCCCGCCGCACCTGCCACCCCCGCACCCGACGGCGACCTCGACTGGACCACGGTCCGGGGTGCGTTCGTGGCCGCGGGCGACCTCCACGTCGCCGGCGGCGACGGCCGGCTCACCCGGCGGTGCTTCGACGGCGCGAGCTACGGCCCCGCCACCGACGTGTCGACGTCCGACCGGCTGGTCGCGATGCGCGGCTGGGCGAGCGACGTACGCCGCGCCAGCGGCATGTTCTTCGACCAGGGCCGCATCTACTTCACCCTCGTCGGGTCGCCGTACCTCTTCTACCGCTACTTCACCCCGGCCAGCGGCGTGGTCGGGGCCCGGCGCCTGGTCGCCTCGAGGTCGGTCCCCGGGTTCGACCCCGCCCGGGTCCGCGGCATGTTCGTCGGGTCGGACACGCTGTTCTGGTCCGACACGCACGGCACCCTGCGCTCGGTGGCGTGGCGCCCCGGCTGGCCGTCGGGCCACCCGGGCGGCGCGCCGAGCGTGCAGGACGCGACCGGGGGCGACTGGACCGCGCGCAGCCTCTTCGTCCTGCCGCGCGTCGACCGGACCTGCTAGGGATGCTCGAGCCGATGCCGAAGAATTGAAGATTTCCCCGAGGTGAAATGCAGGTGACCCGTGATATGCCGTAGGTGGAACAGAGGCCGTCCTGCGACTGCGCCACGACGGCACGACCGATCGGGGGGCGATCGTGACCGGAGAACCGCCGCGCACCGCCGCGGGTGAGCTCGCCGACCTCACGGCGCTGCTGCCCGGCATCACCACCGTCGACGACGCCGCCGAGGCCGTCCTCACCTGTGCCCGACGCTGTCTGGACGCGGAGGTCGCCGCGGTCGCCCGACACGGGTCCGGCGGGCCGGTGGTGCTCGCGCAGACGTCGCCCGGCGTCACCGATCTCTACGCGCTGGCCCCGCCCGGCACCTTCTGGGAGGCCACGGGTGGGCGCGAGCCGGGGCGGGCCCCCGTCCTGACCGGCACCAGCACCAGCACCCGCACCAGCACCGGGTTGTCCCGCCACCTGGGGGCGCGGGGGGTCGAGGCCGTCGCGAGCACCGTGCTGACCACGACCCGCGGGCGTCCGGTCACCCTCGACGTGTTCGCCGCGACCGTGGAGCGACTCGTCCCCCACCCCCCGCACGTGCGGCTCTTCCTCGACTTCGCGGGCCTGGTGATGACCACCCTGGACCGGGCGGAGCACCTCGACGCGGCCCTCGAGAGCCGCGAGGTGATCGCCCAGGCGCAGGGCATCCTGCGCGAGCGCTTCGCGCTGACTCCGGCCGAGGGCATGAGCGTGCTGCGCCGCTACTCCCAGCAGTCGCACACCAAGGTCCGCGACGTCGCCCGCGAGATCGTCACCCAGCAGTCGTCTCCGGCACCGACGACGGTCCCGCGTCACCCGGACGACACCTCGTGTTCGGTTTGACGTTCCTTTGACGTTTCTTTGAGCGTCGTCCCCCAACTTGGGGAGATGCCGAGGAGCAACAAGGGGGCATGGGCCACCCGACACGCAGCGCCCATCTCGTTCCACGGCGGACTCAGGATCCTCGGGCGACGGTTCCGCCACCTACGTACGCACCGTCCCGCGCCACCACCACCCTGGTCCACGATGGTCGTGGTCTCGCTGCCCACCCTGCTCGGCCTGCTCCTGCAGTCGCCGGCCGACGGTGAGCGCACCCTGGGCGACGTCGCCGCGGCCGCGTGGCCATTCATGATGCTCGCCGCCGCCGTCGGGCTCGCCGTGCACCGGTCGGTGTGCGAGGCACCGGCCTCCGGGTGGCTCGCGGCTGCGACCGCGCTGCCGCCGGTCGGCGTGGGGTTGATGTCACTGGCGACCACGGCCGCGCCGACCACCGCGACCCCCGCGGCCCTCCACCTGATGGGGCTGCTCAGCGGCGCCCTCGCCCTGGGCCTGGTCGCGCTGGCGTACGGCGGCTCACCGCCGCCGCGAGATCCGCTGCTGGTCAGCCTCGTCGGCGGCACCGTCGCGTGGGGCGCGGCGATCGCGGCCTCGTGGGCACCGGTGCCCGACGCCCGGGTGGGCGAGGCGGCCCACGCGACCATCGTGATCCTCGTGATCTGCGGACTCGCCCTCGCCGGTCTGGCGGGTGCCATGATCCCCGCGACGTGTGCCGTCCTCGAGCGGACCGGCCTGCCCCAGCCGGCCCGGGGCGCCCTGGTCGTCGGTGGCTGCGCCTTGGCCGTCGAGGCCACGGCGGACGCCTCGCTGACCTCGTGGTCCCGGGTCCCGGCCGCCGACACCGCCCTCCAGCTGCTGGCCGCGGTGTGCTTCCTCGCGGTGGCCCTCCAGCTCTCGTCCCTC
The Nocardioides plantarum genome window above contains:
- a CDS encoding ScyD/ScyE family protein, whose protein sequence is MNRTTAALVTAGAVSALVIPGLSPAAAGGHHGPSYDEPRVVTALDGPRGVDALGHGRTLVTESDGSFSMVVERRHGPAKVIGLGALATDFPPAVALGRHGTVFLLTGASSGPPEDARAASVLTADEVEPEPAAGATLYRWRPGWDAPRPFADIGAYQVGDPDPADLEDLPADSNPFGLAALADGSVLVADAAGNDLLRVDKHGDITTVARLLPRVVEVPEGLPELPPEAGGPLPPAGTPIPSEAVATSVTVGPDGAWYVGELRGFPATPGTSQVWRIKPGTVGATCDPEAPWTGRCTRYADGLTSVVDLAAGSRGVYALELSKQSWFATELGLPGSEIGGLYLIGKHRHGTRLHELATDRLLTPGGVDVVGRDVYVTGPLFGPGALLRVG
- a CDS encoding sensor histidine kinase, with product MVVVSLPTLLGLLLQSPADGERTLGDVAAAAWPFMMLAAAVGLAVHRSVCEAPASGWLAAATALPPVGVGLMSLATTAAPTTATPAALHLMGLLSGALALGLVALAYGGSPPPRDPLLVSLVGGTVAWGAAIAASWAPVPDARVGEAAHATIVILVICGLALAGLAGAMIPATCAVLERTGLPQPARGALVVGGCALAVEATADASLTSWSRVPAADTALQLLAAVCFLAVALQLSSLVGDATRAGRHRDLVRLRTHEEDLRRARSTLHEARSTVAGIASASRLMVERDDLPDETRQRLLAMKRAEVARLERMLADVTPITPCVTDLSDALLPVVESVRARGHQIDLRTVPGQPHEDADEVARIVHLLLDNAATHGSGPIAVDLEHGDTGVRISVTDAGPGVPVDLADRVFDWGVSGAGSSGIGLHDGHSRAEALGGRLRLDDRSPGITRFELLLPHPGEEAR
- a CDS encoding ANTAR domain-containing protein, yielding MTGEPPRTAAGELADLTALLPGITTVDDAAEAVLTCARRCLDAEVAAVARHGSGGPVVLAQTSPGVTDLYALAPPGTFWEATGGREPGRAPVLTGTSTSTRTSTGLSRHLGARGVEAVASTVLTTTRGRPVTLDVFAATVERLVPHPPHVRLFLDFAGLVMTTLDRAEHLDAALESREVIAQAQGILRERFALTPAEGMSVLRRYSQQSHTKVRDVAREIVTQQSSPAPTTVPRHPDDTSCSV
- a CDS encoding PKD domain-containing protein; amino-acid sequence: MALTVVVVSTLALLGAAPARAVDGVVSFVAGDSTAGNRTAHVVRAPSAVRAGDALVLYLVVNDTGPVVTAPAGWTLLESRDGNGARGTAWTRTATAADAGVNVTVSTSTATKSVVGIASYRSSLGPASVTGSASLAVNTPATSHQTPDVAVRDPGSWVVDVWSEKSTSDATWSVPAATTQRTAAAGTGSGRISAVLGDSAGPVGAGTASGATATTSVAVSRSVLFSFAVSPGVDVNDAPVPAFTASCTGLVCAFDATSSTDPDGDTLTYSWTFGDGGTATGAAPSHSYATGGTRTVTLTASDGSTTAQTTRTVVSAPTQTQGELEFVAADSTAGNRSAHTVRVPAGVRTRDTLLLFLTTNDTTGTLPDQVPGWTLLQTREGNGIRGRVWTKEAGPSDAGSDVTVASSAYVKSAMSITAYRSDGAAAVASAGSAVNTAATSHTTPSVPVTETNAWLVSYWSEKSSAVSTWTAPGSVTSRTAAASTGSGKVSSVVGDSAGAVPPGTAAGRTATTSAPSSRSLMFSVVVRAGDDVGQEPPDAAFTVSCATLACDVDASTSTDPDDEELTYAWTFGDGGTATGVTATHTYAAATTRTITLTVGDGTATDQATRSVVLSAPQPPPGHTRLVPDIPRTNTPRIVDGEIWDLEVVGNRVFVAGNFTTIQNRTTGSSTTYQQAGLASFNLTTGLVDATFRPTFGLGGVEAVEASPDGTRLYVAGSFGTVDGVSKKAIARLDPTTGAPVAEFTANTNARASELAVSSTTVYAGGRFDLVNNVVRKSLVALDGVTGSVVPGFVNDITGGIGTNGELTVQRLKLSRDESRLLVVHTGRQVNGVDHYGVALINTRSAKVLPFTSDIWEDNLQFVGGIQRIYGGDISPDGSYFVVTSGSGGDRPPINDTVIAFSMDGGADSRPLWISRHFDSVYSVAISEKAIYVGGHFAWQESPTAPLPWPGLDDVGYGTGQGLSGYGLGDAVVNREHIGALNPVDGTAVDWNPGSNSFEGNKAMEVTARGLVTGGDATTQGEYNVGRIAIYDFNSLPAANGIDTTITDPIEGRVREADAPFTVTGTASVTTGSVGRVEVEVQDRDRQRWLQDDLTTWGTAANTINATLTSTGARTATWSLPLTVTGNRKMKLLARTISSTGASDPTKDTKKFETFGLDDQPPNTGISGPASPVRTMTFTITGTATDDVGVNSVSLTVRDVNNRYLQADGTASATYNAFRITPDVVGATSTTWTYEVTLPYEGEWQAQARATDTAGQSDLDTSDRSWIVSETGVAPSVSISAPTTMVPPTSVPTLVLAPGQPLTFSGSADDDEALDTVEISLRNATTREQLASDGTWGTDAIAGAYRVSPLNLTGRSHAWSYTTPFDLRPGTYSFTVRATDKLGLTTSTANQGRLTISVQVIGDAPPNGLLSVTGTVTGGQSLHLDLAGTATDDRGVAEVRVALEEQDSSRYLQPNGSLAAAYATRSAVLATPHGTSTGWTLPIDLPTQGDWAVTVYAYDTAGQQDTSTSGATARYRIYPGDTPPVLTDALLNPLEGTTFADGKIFISGRAEDDQAMQRVEVGVVNAAGQYMSSSGTFTSTTASWRTAFLTSPGTPGSNFSFTTPVVPEGTYTVRVRAVDQHDLVTAVPSERRVTVTHPPGNLPPVASFTVACGATNVCTYDGRGSTDENAPTLTYSWAFGNGSGTGPLPTRTYAVPGTFTVTLTVRDEWGLTATAAHQVQIVEPAGNLPPVPVINQPACAALACNISGVGSADPNTGDTFGYLWSFGDGTPTSTATSPAHTFPAAGTYLVTLTVTDGWGKAATTTRSVTVASP